Proteins encoded together in one Anguilla anguilla isolate fAngAng1 chromosome 9, fAngAng1.pri, whole genome shotgun sequence window:
- the LOC118236335 gene encoding lymphocyte cytosolic protein 2-like isoform X2, with amino-acid sequence MSFDSVPSKAEVMSWNPPQLADYLRKMDLGGCDKVIMKCGMNGRRFLSMTDNDVQKFPKIHTPLISKICKEINKKEEKRGFFPKRTVQKYPEPVAVPEDVGWDSEEFDQSDDDYESPDSGGGEGSGGDYESPAEEDPQQGGGDSDNDYEPPPSEPPDELPRQICPAKPLGDSDYIDNTRNRGVSVKVPNNQPPVPPQRPGPGPPQVNLRSTLPGPHPPRREQSPQRPFRLPNQPAPGPSAPQVDRRKKPTTLERGLPCLPAPPERESPLAERKPFGVGERTTPPRGAFRPPAIEKPPEPQRLHKPPIPGPGVSRRVSSVSQHTATSRPFSQDHRNDVPDEEGASFSSNTFPLSVRTLPPRPGVPSTPFDSLPPNRPASSSLPSRLQPSVTVQRSSSRGQADRCPRVPLPPQRPSVPEPQPESEQDLNPMWYVGQATRADAEGNLRHINQDGTFLVRDSSKGSPTQPYTLMVLYQDKVYNIQIRYNSDEGVFLLGTGFKSSENFPGVNDIIKYHMKMPLLLIDAKDRRSAQQRQCLLTHPAGY; translated from the exons AGCATGACGGACAACGACGTTCAGAAATTTCCCAAAATCCACACCCC GCTCATCTCTAAAATCTGCAAGGAAATTaataagaaagaagaaaagaggggATTCTTTCCAAAAAG AACGGTGCAGAAGTACCCAGAACCAG TCGCTGTTCCAGAGGATGTTGGCTGGGATTCGGAAGAGTTT GATCAAAGCGACGACGACTACGAGAGTCCGGACTCCGGCGGTGGCGAGGGCAGCGGGGGGGACTACGAGTCCCCGGCCGAGGAGGACCCCCAACAGGGAGGTGGGGACAGTGACAACGACTACGAGCCCCCGCCGTCGGAGCCCCCCGACGAACTGCCCCGCCAGATATGCCCCGCCAAGCCCCTGGGGGACAGTGACTACATAG ATAATACTCGGAATCGTGGGGTGTCAGTGAAGGTGCCCAACAACCAACCACCCGTCCCCCCCCAGCGACCAGGACCCGGACCCCCCCAAGTCAATCTCCGCTCGACC CTGCCCGGGCCCCACCCTCCCAGACGAGAACAGTCTCCACAGCGACCCTTCCGGCTACCAAACCAGC CTGCCCCGGGCCCTTCTGCCCCCCAGGTGGATCGCAGGAAGAAGCCCACCACCCTGGAACGGGGGCTGCCTTGCCTGCCCGCTCCCCCAGAGAGAGAATCCCCCCTGGCAG AAAGGAAGCCATTTGGTGTTGGTGAGAGG ACTACACCACCAAGAGG TGCCTTCAGACCTCCAGCAATAGAGAAACCTCCAGAGCCACAGAGGCTGCACAAGCCCCCCATTCCAGGACCTGGAGTCAGTAGGAGGGTGTCCTCTGTGAGCCAACACACAGCTACCTCCAG ACCATTTTCACAAGATCACAGAAATGAT GTTCCGGATGAAG AGGGTGCCTCCTTCAGCTCCAacaccttccctctctctgtcaggaCCTTGCCCCCCCGGCCAGGGGTCCCCTCAACCCCCTTTGACAG CTTGCCCCCCAACCGTCCAGCCAGTTCATCGCTGCCCTCCCGGCTCCAGCCaa GTGTAACTGTTCAGCGATCCAGCTCGAGAGGTCAGGCAGACAGATGCCCAAGGGTCCCCCTTCCACCCCAGCGACCTTCAGTCCCTGAGCCACAGCCTGAAAGTGAACAG GACCTGAACCCGATGTGGTACGTGGGCCAGGCCACCCGGGCGGACGCAGAGGGCAATTTGAGACATATCAACCAG GATGGTACGTTTCTGGTGCGGGACAGTTCGAAAGGCTCGCCCACTCAGCCCTACACCCTCATGGTTCTGTACCAGGACAAAGTCTACAACATTCAGATCCGTTACAACAGTGACGAAGGCGTGTTCCTATTGGGCACAGGTTTCAAGAGCAGTGAG AACTTCCCGGGGGTGAATGACATCATCAAGTATCACATGAAGATGCCGCTTCTGCTGATCGACGCCAAAGACCGCCGGTCAGCTCAGCAGCGGCAGTGTCTACTGACCCACCCTGCAGGGTACTGA
- the LOC118236342 gene encoding forkhead box protein I1-ema-like: MMTFEQQGQSPPLCGTQVPSLGQESPELSLYSDSYYTSPSLPSPQQVAPSTYDMGDYATPPSNPYLWFNDFGVNSTPYVGGGPGVPAAPFIPQYFGMQGAYPYFGGTGVGGGEVGWFSMPSQEELMKLVRPPYSYSALIAMAIQRAPDQRITLSQIYQYVAENFPFYNKSKAGWQNSIRHNLSLNDCFKKVPRDEDDPGKGNYWTLDPNCEKMFDNGNFRRKRKRKSDSQAVDSRDGGARGAESGEGSRGSSPKIPSNSSTPERGPSPVSLGTSHCLNNFLSEVSGLVTGGSGLDFNPLSQPSPLDLPLEGPPGVTQFGGFGSYSPDATVPQWESLPVMSSLQSLATPSPGAYRGSLLSQFSHLYPSLDSPAALYPQSGTEV; the protein is encoded by the exons ATGATGACGTTCGAGCAGCAGGGCCAGTCGCCCCCACTCTGTGGGACGCAGGTCCCCAGTCTGGGGCAGGAGTCCCCAGAACTCAGCCTGTACAGCGACAGCTACTACACCTCGCCATCTCTACCCAGCCCCCAGCAGGTGGCCCCTTCCACTTACGATATGGGGGACTATGCTACCCCCCCTTCGAACCCCTACTTGTGGTTCAATGATTTTGGGGTCAACAGCACTCCTTATGTTGGTGGGGGTCCTGGGGTACCTGCTGCCCCCTTTATCCCCCAGTACTTTGGTATGCAGGGGGCCTACCCGTACTTTGGTGGGACGGGGGTAGGGGGTGGCGAGGTGGGCTGGTTTTCCATGCCCTCCCAGGAGGAGCTGATGAAGCTTGTCAGGCCCCCGTACTCCTACTCCGCCCTTATCGCCATGGCGATACAAAGGGCCCCCGATCAGCGAATCACGCTGAGCCAGATCTACCAGTATGTGGCCGAAAACTTTCCCTTCTACAACAAGAGCAAGGCCGGCTGGCAGAACTCTATCCGCCACAACCTCTCACTCAACGACTGCTTCAAGAAGGTGCCCCGTGACGAGGACGACCCAG GCAAGGGTAACTACTGGACCCTGGACCCCAACTGCGAAAAGATGTTTGACAACGGAAACTTCCGCcgcaagaggaagaggaagtctGACTCCCAGGCGGTCGATAGCAGGGACGGAGGGGCCAGGGGCGCAGAGTCCggagaggggagcaggggaAGCAGCCCCAAAATCCCCAGTAACTCCAGCACCCCAGAGAGAGGCCCCTCCCCCGTCTCCTTGGGAACCTCCCACTGCCTGAACAACTTCCTGTCTGAGGTGTCCGGACTGGTGACGGGGGGGTCAGGTTTGGACTTTAATCCCCTTAGTCAACCATCGCCCCTTGACCTGCCACTAGAGGGGCCCCCGGGGGTCACACAATTCGGGGGGTTCGGCTCTTATTCCCCCGACGCCACCGTACCGCAGTGGGAGTCTCTGCCTGTGATGTCCAGCCTGCAGTCCTTAGCCACGCCCTCCCCTGGGGCCTACAGAGGCTCGCTGCTCAGCCAGTTCAGCCATCTCTACCCGAGTCTGGACTCCCCCGCGGCGCTGTACCCCCAGAGCGGCACGGAGGTGTGA
- the LOC118236335 gene encoding lymphocyte cytosolic protein 2-like isoform X1 has translation MSFDSVPSKAEVMSWNPPQLADYLRKMDLGGCDKVIMKCGMNGRRFLSMTDNDVQKFPKIHTPLISKICKEINKKEEKRGFFPKRTVQKYPEPVAVPEDVGWDSEEFDQSDDDYESPDSGGGEGSGGDYESPAEEDPQQGGGDSDNDYEPPPSEPPDELPRQICPAKPLGDSDYIDNTRNRGVSVKVPNNQPPVPPQRPGPGPPQVNLRSTLPGPHPPRREQSPQRPFRLPNQPAPGPSAPQVDRRKKPTTLERGLPCLPAPPERESPLAERKPFGVGERTTPPRGAFRPPAIEKPPEPQRLHKPPIPGPGVSRRVSSVSQHTATSRPFSQDHRNDVPDEAEGASFSSNTFPLSVRTLPPRPGVPSTPFDSLPPNRPASSSLPSRLQPSVTVQRSSSRGQADRCPRVPLPPQRPSVPEPQPESEQDLNPMWYVGQATRADAEGNLRHINQDGTFLVRDSSKGSPTQPYTLMVLYQDKVYNIQIRYNSDEGVFLLGTGFKSSENFPGVNDIIKYHMKMPLLLIDAKDRRSAQQRQCLLTHPAGY, from the exons AGCATGACGGACAACGACGTTCAGAAATTTCCCAAAATCCACACCCC GCTCATCTCTAAAATCTGCAAGGAAATTaataagaaagaagaaaagaggggATTCTTTCCAAAAAG AACGGTGCAGAAGTACCCAGAACCAG TCGCTGTTCCAGAGGATGTTGGCTGGGATTCGGAAGAGTTT GATCAAAGCGACGACGACTACGAGAGTCCGGACTCCGGCGGTGGCGAGGGCAGCGGGGGGGACTACGAGTCCCCGGCCGAGGAGGACCCCCAACAGGGAGGTGGGGACAGTGACAACGACTACGAGCCCCCGCCGTCGGAGCCCCCCGACGAACTGCCCCGCCAGATATGCCCCGCCAAGCCCCTGGGGGACAGTGACTACATAG ATAATACTCGGAATCGTGGGGTGTCAGTGAAGGTGCCCAACAACCAACCACCCGTCCCCCCCCAGCGACCAGGACCCGGACCCCCCCAAGTCAATCTCCGCTCGACC CTGCCCGGGCCCCACCCTCCCAGACGAGAACAGTCTCCACAGCGACCCTTCCGGCTACCAAACCAGC CTGCCCCGGGCCCTTCTGCCCCCCAGGTGGATCGCAGGAAGAAGCCCACCACCCTGGAACGGGGGCTGCCTTGCCTGCCCGCTCCCCCAGAGAGAGAATCCCCCCTGGCAG AAAGGAAGCCATTTGGTGTTGGTGAGAGG ACTACACCACCAAGAGG TGCCTTCAGACCTCCAGCAATAGAGAAACCTCCAGAGCCACAGAGGCTGCACAAGCCCCCCATTCCAGGACCTGGAGTCAGTAGGAGGGTGTCCTCTGTGAGCCAACACACAGCTACCTCCAG ACCATTTTCACAAGATCACAGAAATGAT GTTCCGGATGAAG CAGAGGGTGCCTCCTTCAGCTCCAacaccttccctctctctgtcaggaCCTTGCCCCCCCGGCCAGGGGTCCCCTCAACCCCCTTTGACAG CTTGCCCCCCAACCGTCCAGCCAGTTCATCGCTGCCCTCCCGGCTCCAGCCaa GTGTAACTGTTCAGCGATCCAGCTCGAGAGGTCAGGCAGACAGATGCCCAAGGGTCCCCCTTCCACCCCAGCGACCTTCAGTCCCTGAGCCACAGCCTGAAAGTGAACAG GACCTGAACCCGATGTGGTACGTGGGCCAGGCCACCCGGGCGGACGCAGAGGGCAATTTGAGACATATCAACCAG GATGGTACGTTTCTGGTGCGGGACAGTTCGAAAGGCTCGCCCACTCAGCCCTACACCCTCATGGTTCTGTACCAGGACAAAGTCTACAACATTCAGATCCGTTACAACAGTGACGAAGGCGTGTTCCTATTGGGCACAGGTTTCAAGAGCAGTGAG AACTTCCCGGGGGTGAATGACATCATCAAGTATCACATGAAGATGCCGCTTCTGCTGATCGACGCCAAAGACCGCCGGTCAGCTCAGCAGCGGCAGTGTCTACTGACCCACCCTGCAGGGTACTGA
- the syce3 gene encoding synaptonemal complex central element protein 3, with translation MATMSESRGERELHDRVVQELNHLSKEMEKMVEVMENVSVQLTWMAYDMVVLRTSPEVGESTRKLEEEFLQCKNLLETTCIEAIGRSTDPGRIWP, from the exons ATGGCAACT ATGTCAGAGTCTCGGGGGGAAAGGGAGTTGCATGACCGCGTTGTGCAAGAACTGAACCACTTGAgcaaggaaatggaaaaaatggttGAGGTCATGGAGAATGTGTCGG TGCAGTTGACGTGGATGGCATATGACATGGTGGTGCTTCGCACCAGTCCGGAGGTGGGAGAATCCACCCGGAAGCTGGAAGAGGAGTTTCTTCAGTGCAAGAATCTCCTAGAAACCACCTGCATAGAAGCCATCGGCAGGTCGACAGACCCGGGACGGATTTGGCCATAA